The following coding sequences are from one Zalophus californianus isolate mZalCal1 chromosome 5, mZalCal1.pri.v2, whole genome shotgun sequence window:
- the TNFAIP8 gene encoding tumor necrosis factor alpha-induced protein 8 isoform X1 has product MSAVIAPAAGYPATMHCEAEESKEVATDVFNSKNLAVQAQKKILGKMVSKSIATTLIDDTSSEVLDELYRVTKEYTQNKKEAEKIIKNLIKTVIKLAILYRNNQFNQDELALMEKFKKKVHQLAMTVVSFHQVEYTFDRNVLSRLLNECREMLHQIIQRHLTAKSHGRVNNVFDHFSDCDFLAALYNPFGNFKPHLQKLCDGVNKMLDEENI; this is encoded by the exons ATGTCCGCGGTAATCGCCCCTGCAGCCGGTTACCCTGCCACCATGCACTGCGAAGCAGAAGAATCCAAGGAAG TGGCCACAGATGTCTTCAATTCCAAAAACCTGGCCGTGCAGGCACAAAAGAAGATCTTGGGGAAAATGGTGTCCAAATCCATCGCCACCACCCTCATCGATGACACGAGCAGCGAGGTGTTGGATGAGCTCTACCGGGTGACCAAGGAATACACCCAGAacaagaaggaggcagagaagatcATCAAGAACCTCATCAAGACCGTCATCAAGCTGGCCATTCTTTACAGGAATAACCAGTTCAACCAAGACGAGCTGGCGCTGATggagaaattcaagaagaaagtCCACCAGCTGGCCATGACCGTGGTCAGCTTCCATCAGGTGGAGTACACCTTTGACCGGAACGTGCTGTCCCGCCTGCTGAACGAGTGCAGAGAGATGCTCCACCAGATCATCCAGCGCCACCTCACGGCCAAGTCGCATGGACGGGTTAATAACGTCTTTGACCATTTTTCCGATTGTGATTTTTTAGCTGCCTTATATAACCCCTTTGGGAATTTTAAGCCCCACTTACAAAAACTCTGCGATGGTGTCAACAAAATGCTGGACGAGGAGAACATCTGA
- the TNFAIP8 gene encoding tumor necrosis factor alpha-induced protein 8 isoform X5 produces MATDVFNSKNLAVQAQKKILGKMVSKSIATTLIDDTSSEVLDELYRVTKEYTQNKKEAEKIIKNLIKTVIKLAILYRNNQFNQDELALMEKFKKKVHQLAMTVVSFHQVEYTFDRNVLSRLLNECREMLHQIIQRHLTAKSHGRVNNVFDHFSDCDFLAALYNPFGNFKPHLQKLCDGVNKMLDEENI; encoded by the exons a TGGCCACAGATGTCTTCAATTCCAAAAACCTGGCCGTGCAGGCACAAAAGAAGATCTTGGGGAAAATGGTGTCCAAATCCATCGCCACCACCCTCATCGATGACACGAGCAGCGAGGTGTTGGATGAGCTCTACCGGGTGACCAAGGAATACACCCAGAacaagaaggaggcagagaagatcATCAAGAACCTCATCAAGACCGTCATCAAGCTGGCCATTCTTTACAGGAATAACCAGTTCAACCAAGACGAGCTGGCGCTGATggagaaattcaagaagaaagtCCACCAGCTGGCCATGACCGTGGTCAGCTTCCATCAGGTGGAGTACACCTTTGACCGGAACGTGCTGTCCCGCCTGCTGAACGAGTGCAGAGAGATGCTCCACCAGATCATCCAGCGCCACCTCACGGCCAAGTCGCATGGACGGGTTAATAACGTCTTTGACCATTTTTCCGATTGTGATTTTTTAGCTGCCTTATATAACCCCTTTGGGAATTTTAAGCCCCACTTACAAAAACTCTGCGATGGTGTCAACAAAATGCTGGACGAGGAGAACATCTGA
- the TNFAIP8 gene encoding tumor necrosis factor alpha-induced protein 8 isoform X4 has protein sequence MATDVFNSKNLAVQAQKKILGKMVSKSIATTLIDDTSSEVLDELYRVTKEYTQNKKEAEKIIKNLIKTVIKLAILYRNNQFNQDELALMEKFKKKVHQLAMTVVSFHQVEYTFDRNVLSRLLNECREMLHQIIQRHLTAKSHGRVNNVFDHFSDCDFLAALYNPFGNFKPHLQKLCDGVNKMLDEENI, from the coding sequence TGGCCACAGATGTCTTCAATTCCAAAAACCTGGCCGTGCAGGCACAAAAGAAGATCTTGGGGAAAATGGTGTCCAAATCCATCGCCACCACCCTCATCGATGACACGAGCAGCGAGGTGTTGGATGAGCTCTACCGGGTGACCAAGGAATACACCCAGAacaagaaggaggcagagaagatcATCAAGAACCTCATCAAGACCGTCATCAAGCTGGCCATTCTTTACAGGAATAACCAGTTCAACCAAGACGAGCTGGCGCTGATggagaaattcaagaagaaagtCCACCAGCTGGCCATGACCGTGGTCAGCTTCCATCAGGTGGAGTACACCTTTGACCGGAACGTGCTGTCCCGCCTGCTGAACGAGTGCAGAGAGATGCTCCACCAGATCATCCAGCGCCACCTCACGGCCAAGTCGCATGGACGGGTTAATAACGTCTTTGACCATTTTTCCGATTGTGATTTTTTAGCTGCCTTATATAACCCCTTTGGGAATTTTAAGCCCCACTTACAAAAACTCTGCGATGGTGTCAACAAAATGCTGGACGAGGAGAACATCTGA
- the TNFAIP8 gene encoding tumor necrosis factor alpha-induced protein 8 isoform X3, with the protein MLKLVATDVFNSKNLAVQAQKKILGKMVSKSIATTLIDDTSSEVLDELYRVTKEYTQNKKEAEKIIKNLIKTVIKLAILYRNNQFNQDELALMEKFKKKVHQLAMTVVSFHQVEYTFDRNVLSRLLNECREMLHQIIQRHLTAKSHGRVNNVFDHFSDCDFLAALYNPFGNFKPHLQKLCDGVNKMLDEENI; encoded by the coding sequence TGGCCACAGATGTCTTCAATTCCAAAAACCTGGCCGTGCAGGCACAAAAGAAGATCTTGGGGAAAATGGTGTCCAAATCCATCGCCACCACCCTCATCGATGACACGAGCAGCGAGGTGTTGGATGAGCTCTACCGGGTGACCAAGGAATACACCCAGAacaagaaggaggcagagaagatcATCAAGAACCTCATCAAGACCGTCATCAAGCTGGCCATTCTTTACAGGAATAACCAGTTCAACCAAGACGAGCTGGCGCTGATggagaaattcaagaagaaagtCCACCAGCTGGCCATGACCGTGGTCAGCTTCCATCAGGTGGAGTACACCTTTGACCGGAACGTGCTGTCCCGCCTGCTGAACGAGTGCAGAGAGATGCTCCACCAGATCATCCAGCGCCACCTCACGGCCAAGTCGCATGGACGGGTTAATAACGTCTTTGACCATTTTTCCGATTGTGATTTTTTAGCTGCCTTATATAACCCCTTTGGGAATTTTAAGCCCCACTTACAAAAACTCTGCGATGGTGTCAACAAAATGCTGGACGAGGAGAACATCTGA
- the TNFAIP8 gene encoding tumor necrosis factor alpha-induced protein 8 isoform X2: MVSKSIATTLIDDTSSEVLDELYRVTKEYTQNKKEAEKIIKNLIKTVIKLAILYRNNQFNQDELALMEKFKKKVHQLAMTVVSFHQVEYTFDRNVLSRLLNECREMLHQIIQRHLTAKSHGRVNNVFDHFSDCDFLAALYNPFGNFKPHLQKLCDGVNKMLDEENI; the protein is encoded by the coding sequence ATGGTGTCCAAATCCATCGCCACCACCCTCATCGATGACACGAGCAGCGAGGTGTTGGATGAGCTCTACCGGGTGACCAAGGAATACACCCAGAacaagaaggaggcagagaagatcATCAAGAACCTCATCAAGACCGTCATCAAGCTGGCCATTCTTTACAGGAATAACCAGTTCAACCAAGACGAGCTGGCGCTGATggagaaattcaagaagaaagtCCACCAGCTGGCCATGACCGTGGTCAGCTTCCATCAGGTGGAGTACACCTTTGACCGGAACGTGCTGTCCCGCCTGCTGAACGAGTGCAGAGAGATGCTCCACCAGATCATCCAGCGCCACCTCACGGCCAAGTCGCATGGACGGGTTAATAACGTCTTTGACCATTTTTCCGATTGTGATTTTTTAGCTGCCTTATATAACCCCTTTGGGAATTTTAAGCCCCACTTACAAAAACTCTGCGATGGTGTCAACAAAATGCTGGACGAGGAGAACATCTGA